A portion of the Bifidobacterium lemurum genome contains these proteins:
- a CDS encoding glutamate-cysteine ligase family protein, with translation MVTPRISYAHLLATPNPKHVDSLLSFFENGRAQRGTGGFGVEIEHLPVHNADDTAVSYYEPNGVETLLLRLRPYYDESKEYWENGHLVGLARDGVSVSLEPGGQVETSIGILHTPEDLNALYSRFRQEADPIVAELGWRFVAYGYQPKSSFADIPVNPKDRYDAMTSYLGRVGQFGPCMMRCSASTQVSIDFVDEHDAIAKMRIGTAIGPILAWYFRNSPYFEGRINPYPLLRQRMWDYLDFQRTNVIPGLFDQRFGWEDYAIDVLSTPLMFADLTHTPEALESGATAKELHRAAFYENAGDVYPDRELNSYEINHIISTHFNDVRLKNFIELRHWDSLPVERAERLTEIVASLFYVPANRIRLESYFDGLREEDVLEAKANIQARGRDASPYGQPLDFWQEFLGIEGILVDVPGDPAHPDVFQA, from the coding sequence ATGGTTACTCCACGGATCAGTTACGCGCACCTGCTGGCCACGCCTAATCCGAAGCATGTCGACAGTCTGCTGTCGTTCTTCGAGAACGGCCGGGCCCAGCGCGGCACCGGCGGCTTCGGCGTCGAAATCGAGCATCTGCCCGTGCATAACGCCGACGACACCGCCGTGAGCTACTACGAGCCGAACGGCGTCGAAACGCTGCTGCTGCGGCTTCGTCCGTATTACGACGAATCCAAGGAATACTGGGAGAACGGCCATCTGGTCGGGCTCGCCCGCGACGGCGTGTCCGTGTCCCTTGAACCCGGCGGACAAGTGGAGACCTCCATCGGCATCCTGCATACGCCCGAGGACCTCAACGCCCTGTATTCCCGGTTCCGCCAGGAGGCCGACCCCATCGTGGCCGAGCTGGGTTGGCGGTTCGTCGCCTACGGGTACCAGCCGAAATCCAGCTTCGCCGATATACCGGTGAATCCCAAGGACCGCTATGACGCGATGACCTCATATCTGGGTCGCGTGGGCCAGTTCGGCCCCTGCATGATGCGCTGCTCCGCCTCCACGCAGGTGAGCATCGACTTCGTGGACGAGCACGACGCCATCGCCAAAATGCGCATCGGCACCGCCATCGGCCCGATCCTCGCCTGGTATTTCCGCAACTCGCCGTATTTCGAGGGGCGGATTAACCCCTATCCGCTGTTGCGCCAGCGCATGTGGGATTATCTCGACTTCCAGCGCACGAACGTGATCCCCGGACTGTTCGACCAGCGTTTCGGCTGGGAGGATTACGCCATCGACGTGCTGTCCACGCCGCTGATGTTCGCCGACCTCACGCACACTCCGGAGGCGCTCGAATCCGGCGCCACGGCCAAGGAGCTGCACCGCGCCGCATTTTACGAGAACGCGGGCGACGTCTACCCGGACCGCGAGCTCAACTCGTACGAGATCAACCACATCATCTCCACCCATTTCAACGATGTGCGGCTCAAGAACTTCATCGAACTGCGCCACTGGGATTCGTTGCCCGTCGAACGCGCCGAGCGGCTCACCGAAATCGTCGCCTCGCTGTTCTACGTGCCCGCCAACCGCATCCGTCTCGAAAGCTACTTCGATGGGCTTCGCGAGGAGGATGTGCTCGAGGCCAAGGCCAACATCCAGGCGCGTGGCCGCGACGCCAGCCCATACGGACAGCCGCTCGATTTCTGGCAGGAGTTCCTGGGGATCGAAGGCATCCTCGTGGACGTCCCCGGCGACCCCGCCCATCCCGACGTGTTCCAGGCATGA
- a CDS encoding acyl-CoA dehydratase activase-related protein, with translation MVDVTATTRKVKPLRVGLDIGSTTVKAVVLDQSDALGDTLFSDYRRHHANVRATVAGLLVDIRETLAELGRGDEPIRLAITGSGGLALADNLHVPFVQEVIAETEAIDAEYPQADVIIELGGEDAKITYLKPTPEQRMNGSCAGGTGAFIDQMSTLLDTDAAGLNDMAKEYQNLYPIASRCGVFAKTDLQPLINDGAAKPDLAASIFTAVATQTIAGLASGRPIHGTVIFLGGPLFFMSELRAAFQRALEGKVDEFIVPTDAHLYVAYGAALLAESDTDDEGNHFEARPCSDILARLDELENLPSNTPTMPPLFPTEADREAFNARHHREHVHVGTLEGARGPHFLGIDAGSTTIKATLVNDDREIVWSSYANNEGSPLTAAINIVKQIQSELPAEAWIARSCATGYGEGLITTGLHLDEGVVETMAHYRGAEMTSPGVTAVIDIGGQDMKYLAISDGVIDSIAVNEACSSGCGSFLQTFAMSMGLTIQEFTQKALNSTHPVDLGSRCTVFMNSSVKQAQKEGASIEDIAAGLCYSVVRNALYKVIKLRDSGELGDTVVVQGGTFLNDAVLRAFELLTEREVTRPNIAGLMGAFGAALTARMHYTDEADAMDGQSTAAMQPQTGASGEESSTQASDGFRATGEVLHTVVVDGVAHTCSSILTGEALDNLSMTSERDICKLCQNHCKLTITTFADGSRYVTGNRCERGGDAKKQRSDRPNLYDYKYKRCFAYRRLTDKNATRGEIGIPRGLNMYENYPFWFTLLTTLGFKVMISGRSSHELFETGIESIASENICYPAKLVHGHIKWLLGKGVTTIFYPCVSYEDNLVENADNHYNCPVVANYPLVIGANMPELRDENVRYMHPYFNLANHELMVDRIVDEFAWANVTREEAETAVKAAYAEDKVFKHDVQQEGLKALAYMKEHDCRGIVLAGRPYHIDPEINHGIPETICSLGMVVLSEDSVCELQPGEKLNLTEFLGQDETDPRAKNANGFRHVGDRKVTKMPLRVTNQWAYHARLYTAANFVASYPGLELVQLNSFGCGLDAVTTDQVSEILADKADVYTLLKIDEVSNLGAAKIRLRSLKAAIEERERNRSAIDVTEASSPAVQSLSSASSSSPSADSSLPSVDPSSSSSVIPSEVEGSPDESAAQAQADLDAAKAELAKAQAAVDAAEARLASRTAPKSTGFRKTGSEAPTPGRQVLLDATMKANPKLTQAVKDASKRASESAAQKSGSGHNNATMSRYANRVPFGKSMKKDYTIVAPQMSPIHFSLVESVIRSGGYKFDILEHASHEDVETGLKYVNNDACYPAIMVIGQLVDAIIEGKYDPDTTALAITQTGGMCRATNYFGLIRKALVDAGYPQIPVIAISTQGIEDNPGFTATPTLLHRAIKALIIGDLLMKCLYRVRPYEVEPGSADALYRQWDTIVRETLEHHGHSKTARKTLGVGMGYLPYPKLVKEIVKSFDALPLKDIPRKVRVGVVGEILVKYQPDANNHVVDVIESQDCEAVVPGIMEFMTTRPYISDWNERNLGTGGNKTAYALMRWGLDRYMNPVRAAIATSNGKFQQDEPMPELVKKAAEVTSIGVQAGEGWLLTAEILELIEQGCPNVVCAQPFACLPNHVTGRGMFGKIRRLHPEANIVSIDYDPGASEANQLNRIKLMIAAAKKTAANQAGEASK, from the coding sequence ATGGTTGACGTCACCGCGACGACTCGCAAGGTCAAGCCGCTGCGTGTGGGATTGGATATTGGTTCCACCACGGTCAAGGCCGTGGTGTTGGACCAGTCCGACGCGCTCGGCGACACCCTGTTCTCCGACTACCGCCGCCATCACGCCAACGTGCGCGCCACCGTGGCGGGACTGTTGGTCGACATCCGTGAGACACTGGCCGAACTCGGCCGAGGAGACGAACCCATCCGTCTGGCCATCACAGGCTCCGGCGGACTCGCGCTCGCCGACAATCTGCATGTGCCGTTCGTCCAGGAGGTGATCGCCGAAACCGAGGCGATCGATGCGGAGTATCCGCAGGCCGATGTGATCATCGAACTCGGCGGCGAGGACGCCAAAATCACCTATCTGAAGCCCACGCCGGAACAGCGCATGAACGGATCGTGCGCGGGCGGCACCGGCGCGTTCATCGACCAGATGTCCACTTTGCTCGACACCGACGCCGCCGGTCTCAACGATATGGCGAAGGAATACCAGAACCTGTATCCGATCGCCTCGCGATGCGGCGTGTTCGCCAAAACCGATCTGCAGCCGCTGATCAACGACGGCGCGGCCAAGCCCGATCTGGCGGCCTCGATCTTCACCGCCGTGGCCACGCAGACCATCGCCGGCCTCGCCTCCGGCCGCCCGATCCACGGCACCGTGATCTTCCTCGGCGGCCCGCTGTTCTTCATGAGCGAGCTGCGCGCCGCCTTCCAGCGCGCGCTCGAAGGCAAGGTCGACGAGTTCATCGTGCCCACCGACGCCCACCTGTACGTGGCGTACGGCGCGGCGCTGCTCGCCGAATCCGACACCGACGACGAAGGCAACCATTTCGAAGCCCGGCCTTGCAGCGATATCCTGGCCCGACTGGATGAGTTGGAGAACCTGCCGAGCAACACGCCCACCATGCCGCCGCTGTTCCCCACCGAGGCGGACCGTGAGGCGTTCAACGCCCGCCACCATCGCGAGCATGTGCACGTCGGCACGCTTGAGGGCGCGCGCGGACCGCACTTCCTCGGCATCGACGCGGGTTCGACCACCATCAAGGCCACGCTCGTCAACGACGACCGTGAGATCGTCTGGTCGTCGTACGCGAACAACGAAGGCAGCCCGCTGACCGCCGCCATCAACATCGTCAAGCAGATCCAGTCCGAACTGCCGGCCGAGGCGTGGATCGCGCGCTCCTGCGCCACCGGCTACGGCGAGGGCCTCATCACCACGGGCCTGCATCTCGACGAGGGCGTGGTCGAGACCATGGCGCACTACCGGGGCGCCGAAATGACCAGCCCGGGCGTCACCGCCGTCATCGACATCGGCGGTCAGGACATGAAGTATCTGGCCATCTCCGACGGCGTGATCGACTCGATCGCCGTCAACGAGGCCTGCTCCTCCGGCTGCGGGTCGTTCCTGCAGACCTTCGCCATGTCGATGGGGCTGACCATTCAGGAATTCACGCAGAAGGCCCTCAACTCCACGCATCCGGTGGATCTGGGCTCGCGTTGCACCGTGTTCATGAACTCCTCCGTCAAGCAGGCGCAGAAGGAGGGCGCGAGCATCGAGGACATCGCCGCGGGCCTGTGCTATTCGGTGGTGCGCAACGCCCTGTACAAGGTGATCAAACTGCGCGACTCGGGCGAGCTCGGCGACACCGTCGTCGTGCAGGGCGGCACCTTCCTCAACGACGCCGTGCTGCGCGCCTTCGAACTGCTCACCGAACGTGAGGTGACCCGGCCGAACATCGCCGGCCTGATGGGCGCGTTCGGCGCCGCCCTCACCGCCCGCATGCACTACACGGACGAGGCGGACGCGATGGACGGCCAGTCGACGGCCGCGATGCAGCCCCAGACGGGCGCGTCCGGCGAGGAGTCCTCCACGCAGGCCTCCGACGGCTTCCGCGCCACCGGCGAGGTCTTACATACGGTGGTCGTCGACGGCGTCGCCCACACCTGCTCGTCGATTCTGACCGGCGAGGCGCTCGACAATCTGTCGATGACCTCCGAACGCGACATCTGCAAGCTGTGCCAGAACCACTGCAAGCTCACCATCACCACCTTCGCCGACGGGTCGCGCTACGTGACCGGCAACCGCTGCGAACGCGGCGGCGACGCCAAGAAACAGCGCTCCGACCGTCCGAACCTGTACGACTACAAGTACAAGCGTTGCTTCGCCTACCGCAGACTCACCGACAAGAACGCCACCCGTGGCGAGATCGGCATCCCGCGCGGCCTGAACATGTATGAGAACTACCCGTTCTGGTTCACGCTGCTCACCACGCTGGGCTTCAAGGTGATGATCTCCGGCCGCAGCTCGCACGAGCTGTTCGAAACCGGCATCGAATCGATCGCCTCCGAGAACATCTGCTACCCGGCCAAGCTGGTGCACGGCCATATCAAATGGCTGCTGGGCAAAGGCGTCACCACGATCTTCTACCCGTGTGTGAGCTATGAGGACAATCTCGTCGAGAACGCCGACAACCACTACAACTGCCCGGTGGTGGCCAACTATCCGCTGGTCATCGGCGCGAACATGCCCGAATTGCGCGACGAGAACGTGCGCTACATGCACCCCTACTTCAACCTCGCCAACCACGAGCTGATGGTCGACCGCATCGTCGACGAGTTCGCGTGGGCGAACGTCACGCGCGAGGAGGCCGAGACCGCCGTCAAGGCCGCCTACGCGGAAGACAAGGTCTTCAAGCACGACGTGCAGCAGGAAGGCCTGAAGGCGTTGGCCTACATGAAGGAGCACGACTGCCGCGGCATCGTGCTCGCCGGCCGCCCCTACCACATCGACCCCGAAATCAACCACGGCATCCCCGAGACGATCTGCTCGCTGGGCATGGTGGTGCTGTCCGAGGATTCGGTGTGCGAGCTGCAGCCGGGGGAGAAGCTCAACCTCACCGAATTCCTCGGCCAGGACGAGACCGATCCGCGCGCCAAAAACGCGAACGGCTTCCGTCACGTCGGCGACCGCAAGGTCACCAAAATGCCGCTGCGCGTCACCAACCAGTGGGCCTACCACGCGCGCCTGTACACGGCCGCCAATTTCGTCGCCTCCTATCCTGGACTGGAGCTCGTGCAGCTCAACTCCTTCGGATGCGGCCTCGACGCCGTCACCACCGACCAGGTGAGCGAGATCCTCGCCGACAAGGCCGATGTGTACACGCTGCTGAAAATCGACGAGGTCTCCAACCTCGGTGCGGCGAAGATCCGTCTGCGCTCGCTGAAGGCCGCCATCGAGGAGCGCGAACGCAACAGGTCCGCCATCGACGTCACCGAAGCCTCCTCGCCCGCCGTCCAGAGCCTTTCCTCTGCCAGCTCGAGCTCTCCCTCCGCCGACTCGAGCCTTCCCTCCGTCGACCCGAGCTCTTCTTCCTCCGTCATCCCGAGCGAAGTCGAGGGATCCCCCGACGAATCCGCCGCCCAAGCCCAAGCCGATCTCGACGCCGCCAAAGCCGAGCTCGCCAAGGCGCAGGCCGCGGTCGACGCCGCCGAGGCCAGACTCGCCTCCCGTACGGCTCCGAAGTCCACGGGATTCCGCAAAACCGGATCCGAAGCGCCGACTCCGGGCCGTCAGGTGCTGCTCGACGCCACGATGAAAGCCAATCCGAAGCTTACCCAGGCGGTCAAGGACGCCTCGAAACGCGCGTCGGAGAGCGCCGCCCAGAAGTCCGGCTCCGGCCACAACAACGCGACGATGAGCCGCTACGCGAACCGCGTGCCCTTCGGCAAGTCCATGAAGAAGGACTACACGATCGTGGCCCCGCAGATGAGCCCGATCCACTTCTCGCTGGTGGAATCCGTGATCCGTTCTGGCGGATACAAGTTCGACATCCTCGAACACGCCAGCCATGAGGATGTCGAAACCGGCCTCAAATACGTGAACAACGACGCCTGCTATCCGGCCATCATGGTCATCGGCCAGCTGGTGGACGCGATCATCGAAGGCAAATACGATCCGGACACCACGGCTCTGGCCATCACGCAGACCGGCGGCATGTGCCGTGCGACCAACTATTTCGGTCTGATCCGCAAGGCGTTGGTCGACGCGGGCTACCCGCAGATCCCGGTGATCGCCATCTCCACGCAGGGCATCGAGGACAATCCCGGCTTCACCGCCACGCCCACGCTGCTGCATCGCGCGATCAAGGCGCTGATCATCGGCGACCTGCTGATGAAATGCCTGTACCGCGTGCGTCCCTACGAGGTCGAACCCGGCTCCGCGGACGCGTTGTACCGCCAGTGGGACACCATTGTGCGCGAAACGCTCGAACACCACGGCCATTCCAAAACAGCGCGCAAGACGCTGGGCGTGGGCATGGGCTATCTGCCGTATCCCAAGCTCGTCAAGGAGATCGTCAAGTCCTTCGACGCGCTGCCGTTGAAGGATATTCCGCGCAAGGTGCGAGTCGGCGTGGTGGGCGAGATCCTCGTCAAGTACCAGCCGGACGCGAACAACCATGTGGTCGACGTCATCGAATCGCAGGATTGCGAGGCGGTGGTGCCCGGCATCATGGAGTTCATGACCACGCGTCCCTACATCTCCGATTGGAACGAGCGCAATCTCGGCACCGGCGGCAACAAGACGGCCTACGCGCTGATGCGCTGGGGCTTGGACCGGTATATGAATCCGGTGCGCGCCGCGATCGCCACGTCGAACGGCAAGTTCCAGCAGGACGAGCCGATGCCCGAACTGGTCAAGAAGGCGGCCGAGGTCACCTCGATCGGCGTGCAGGCCGGCGAAGGCTGGCTGCTGACCGCCGAGATCCTGGAGCTCATCGAGCAGGGATGCCCGAACGTGGTGTGCGCGCAGCCGTTCGCCTGCCTGCCCAACCATGTGACCGGCCGCGGCATGTTCGGCAAGATCCGCCGACTGCACCCCGAGGCCAACATCGTGAGCATCGACTACGATCCGGGCGCCAGCGAGGCCAACCAGCTCAACCGCATCAAGCTGATGATCGCCGCCGCCAAAAAGACCGCCGCCAACCAGGCGGGCGAGGCATCCAAGTGA
- a CDS encoding D-hexose-6-phosphate mutarotase, with protein MSETFIIRKLVNDDATATISDYGAHVLSYAPAGHEPVVWQPEAVYLASGSAIRGGVPIIFPWFNTGYDGGRPVNKKPKHGFARASFWKFDEANSDRAGHARYILDSADCEPELLRTIGCPDPRFRAVYDVTVGERLTMALTVTNTGSQPLVYEAALHTYFQVGDVERTVVRGLESAGYLDNAQDGVPYVEASGEAITFDGMVDRTYEVDGAVRIEDAVLGRTIVVGKSGAPQTVVWNPGEAAGDAIGDMNQGEWRGFVCVEAVARLDRGIALEPGATHTLTQTVSLA; from the coding sequence ATGAGTGAAACCTTCATCATCCGCAAACTCGTCAACGACGACGCCACCGCGACCATCAGCGACTACGGCGCGCATGTGCTGTCCTACGCCCCCGCGGGGCATGAACCGGTGGTCTGGCAGCCCGAGGCGGTCTATCTCGCATCGGGTTCCGCCATCCGCGGCGGTGTGCCGATCATCTTCCCGTGGTTCAACACCGGCTACGACGGCGGCCGCCCCGTGAACAAGAAGCCGAAGCATGGATTCGCCCGCGCGAGCTTCTGGAAGTTCGACGAGGCCAACTCCGACCGTGCCGGCCATGCGCGCTATATCTTGGATTCCGCTGATTGCGAGCCCGAACTGCTGCGGACGATCGGCTGCCCCGATCCGCGGTTCCGGGCCGTCTACGATGTGACGGTGGGCGAACGTCTGACCATGGCGCTGACCGTCACCAACACGGGCTCCCAGCCGCTGGTCTACGAGGCCGCGCTGCACACGTACTTCCAGGTGGGCGATGTGGAGCGGACCGTGGTGCGCGGGCTGGAGTCCGCCGGATATCTCGACAACGCCCAGGATGGCGTGCCCTATGTCGAAGCGAGCGGCGAGGCGATCACCTTCGACGGCATGGTGGACCGCACGTATGAGGTGGACGGCGCGGTGCGTATCGAGGATGCCGTGTTGGGCCGCACCATCGTGGTTGGGAAATCGGGCGCCCCGCAGACCGTGGTATGGAATCCCGGCGAGGCCGCGGGCGATGCGATCGGCGACATGAACCAAGGCGAATGGCGCGGATTCGTCTGCGTCGAGGCGGTCGCGCGGTTGGACCGCGGCATCGCGTTGGAGCCGGGCGCCACGCATACGCTGACGCAGACGGTGTCGCTCGCCTGA
- the nrdG gene encoding anaerobic ribonucleoside-triphosphate reductase activating protein: MTTRRDFAAGETGRGPSIPSGGFANDPRAGQWDGRRMSKRMIADYKTFIVTDGVGVRNSLYVSGCPFHCVECFNASIWDFQAGHEYTQALEDRIITDLAQPWVQGITFLGGEPMLATPVLVPLARRIRREFGHTKDIWSWTGYTWEELMREGETPDKRELLELIDILVDGRYLKPQHDSLLQFRGSANQRILDVPKSLAAGEPVIWAKLHDQERFIPEIYGKDRAAGEGQQAS, translated from the coding sequence GTGACCACGCGCCGCGACTTCGCGGCCGGCGAGACAGGGCGCGGCCCCTCCATTCCCAGCGGCGGATTCGCCAACGATCCGCGCGCCGGGCAGTGGGATGGCCGCCGCATGTCCAAGCGTATGATCGCCGACTACAAAACCTTCATCGTCACCGACGGCGTAGGCGTGCGCAATTCGCTCTACGTCTCCGGATGCCCGTTCCACTGCGTGGAATGCTTCAACGCCTCCATCTGGGATTTCCAGGCGGGGCACGAGTACACGCAGGCGCTTGAGGACAGGATCATCACCGATCTGGCCCAACCCTGGGTGCAGGGCATCACCTTCCTCGGCGGCGAACCCATGCTCGCCACACCGGTGCTGGTGCCGCTCGCGCGGCGGATCCGCCGTGAATTCGGCCACACCAAGGACATCTGGAGCTGGACCGGCTACACATGGGAGGAGCTGATGCGCGAGGGGGAGACCCCCGACAAGCGCGAGCTGCTCGAACTCATCGACATCCTCGTGGACGGCCGCTACCTGAAGCCCCAGCATGATTCGCTGCTGCAGTTCCGCGGCTCCGCGAACCAGCGCATCCTCGACGTGCCGAAATCGTTGGCTGCGGGGGAGCCGGTGATCTGGGCCAAACTGCACGACCAGGAGCGGTTCATCCCCGAAATCTACGGCAAGGATCGCGCCGCCGGCGAAGGGCAGCAGGCCAGCTGA
- the nrdD gene encoding anaerobic ribonucleoside-triphosphate reductase, translating into MDAQVLESTAKTKQGARVSVVLVEKRDGRVVDFDPLNIISAVKSAFEDLDKRIGPEEEKLIRGISDQIEGEIKERYAGPAKIEDIQNLVEHALIERHLYDVARNYTNYRLDRDIERAKATDVNEAVSRFINHDPTLIHENANKDSNVYATQRDLLAGAVSKAAAFNMLPPAVSNAHMKGDIHFHDADYSPFTAQSNCSLPNFWDMLANGFTLGNAPMASPKSIAIAATQITQIMKDVASSQYGGQTANRADEHLARYARKDYEKFLEEARETIPDGMPVEFARRQVENAKRNEPSKLHFGSREPLPMDTPFHTDVDELEQEREILAKIRTRKAIYDAMQTMEYQINSNRVSNGQTPFVTIGFGLGTDWFAREIQRAMLLNRIRGLGKEHHTAIFPKLVFTVKHGVNADPGDPNYDLKQLALESATKRMYPDVVFYENIVKITGSFKAPMGCRSFLQGWINPETGQDEEDGRMNLGVVTVNVPRIALESHGDKERFWKLFNERMEIAHQALQFRIMRCKQATPVNAPTLFRYGAFGRLGANDNIDQLFRGERATVSLGYIGLAEATAVFYGEHWIRDHGWDPEGKEFALSIVKRMNELCKQWSHAEDYHYSVYSTPAESLTDRFNRMDREKFGEVAGVTDHDFYTNSFHYPVWLQPTPMEKLNYEKDFPYYASGGFINYCEYPCLQDNPKALEAVWDYAYNIGIGYLGTNTPIDHCFECGFQGDFEPTEEGFKCPECGNSNPDKCNVTKRTCGYLGSPVQRPMVHGRHEEIAHRVKHMSGSTGRVVLDDGNTREWFEETK; encoded by the coding sequence ATGGACGCACAGGTTCTGGAGAGCACCGCGAAAACCAAGCAAGGGGCGAGGGTCTCCGTGGTGTTGGTGGAGAAGCGTGACGGTCGCGTCGTCGACTTCGACCCGCTGAACATCATCTCCGCGGTGAAGTCCGCGTTCGAGGATTTGGACAAGCGGATCGGCCCCGAGGAGGAGAAGCTCATCCGCGGCATCTCCGACCAGATCGAAGGCGAGATCAAGGAACGCTACGCCGGTCCCGCCAAAATCGAGGACATCCAGAACCTCGTCGAGCACGCGTTGATCGAGCGCCACCTGTACGACGTGGCCCGCAACTACACGAACTACCGTCTCGACCGCGACATCGAGCGAGCCAAGGCCACCGATGTGAACGAGGCCGTCTCCCGCTTCATCAACCATGATCCGACGCTGATCCACGAGAACGCGAACAAGGACTCCAACGTCTACGCCACCCAGCGCGACCTGCTGGCCGGCGCCGTGTCCAAGGCCGCGGCGTTCAACATGCTGCCCCCGGCCGTGTCGAACGCGCATATGAAGGGCGACATCCACTTCCACGACGCCGACTACTCCCCGTTCACCGCGCAGTCCAACTGCTCGCTGCCGAACTTCTGGGACATGCTGGCCAACGGCTTCACCCTCGGCAACGCGCCCATGGCCTCCCCGAAGTCCATCGCCATCGCCGCCACGCAGATCACCCAGATCATGAAGGATGTGGCCTCCAGCCAGTACGGCGGCCAGACCGCCAACCGCGCCGACGAGCATCTGGCCCGCTACGCCCGCAAGGATTACGAGAAGTTCCTTGAGGAGGCCCGCGAGACCATTCCCGACGGCATGCCTGTGGAGTTCGCCCGCCGCCAGGTGGAGAACGCCAAGCGCAACGAGCCCTCCAAGCTGCATTTCGGCTCCCGCGAGCCGTTGCCGATGGACACGCCGTTCCATACGGATGTCGACGAACTGGAGCAGGAGCGTGAGATCCTCGCCAAGATCCGCACCCGCAAGGCCATCTACGACGCCATGCAGACCATGGAGTACCAGATCAACTCCAACCGCGTGAGCAACGGACAGACCCCGTTCGTCACCATCGGCTTCGGTCTGGGCACCGACTGGTTCGCCCGCGAGATCCAGCGCGCCATGCTGCTCAACCGCATCCGCGGCCTCGGCAAGGAGCACCACACCGCGATCTTCCCGAAGCTTGTGTTCACCGTCAAGCACGGCGTGAACGCCGATCCGGGCGACCCGAACTACGACCTGAAGCAGCTCGCCCTCGAATCCGCCACCAAGCGCATGTATCCGGACGTGGTGTTCTATGAGAACATCGTCAAGATCACCGGCAGCTTCAAGGCGCCGATGGGCTGCCGTTCCTTCCTGCAGGGCTGGATCAATCCCGAAACCGGCCAGGACGAGGAGGACGGCCGTATGAACCTCGGCGTGGTCACCGTCAACGTGCCGCGCATCGCCTTGGAATCCCACGGCGACAAGGAACGCTTCTGGAAGCTGTTCAACGAGCGTATGGAGATCGCGCACCAGGCCCTGCAGTTCCGCATCATGCGCTGCAAGCAGGCCACGCCGGTCAACGCGCCCACCCTGTTCCGCTACGGCGCCTTCGGCCGTCTCGGCGCGAACGACAACATCGACCAGCTCTTCCGAGGCGAGCGCGCCACCGTGTCGCTGGGCTACATCGGCCTGGCCGAGGCGACCGCCGTCTTCTACGGCGAGCATTGGATCCGCGACCATGGCTGGGATCCGGAAGGCAAGGAGTTCGCGCTGTCCATCGTCAAGCGCATGAACGAGCTGTGCAAGCAGTGGAGCCATGCGGAGGACTACCATTATTCCGTGTACTCCACGCCCGCCGAGTCCCTGACCGACCGATTCAACCGCATGGACCGCGAGAAGTTCGGCGAGGTGGCCGGCGTGACCGACCACGACTTCTACACCAACTCCTTCCACTATCCCGTGTGGCTGCAGCCCACCCCGATGGAGAAGCTCAACTACGAGAAGGACTTCCCGTACTACGCTTCCGGCGGCTTCATCAACTACTGCGAGTACCCGTGCCTGCAGGACAATCCGAAGGCGCTCGAGGCCGTGTGGGACTACGCCTACAACATCGGCATCGGCTATCTGGGCACCAACACCCCGATCGACCACTGCTTCGAATGCGGCTTCCAAGGCGACTTCGAACCGACCGAGGAGGGCTTCAAGTGCCCCGAGTGCGGCAATTCCAACCCGGATAAGTGCAACGTCACCAAGCGCACCTGCGGCTATCTGGGCTCGCCGGTGCAGCGCCCGATGGTGCACGGCCGCCATGAGGAGATCGCCCATCGCGTCAAGCATATGAGCGGCTCCACCGGCAGGGTGGTGCTGGACGACGGCAACACCCGCGAATGGTTCGAGGAAACCAAGTGA